The proteins below come from a single Pseudarthrobacter sp. SSS035 genomic window:
- a CDS encoding carbohydrate ABC transporter permease has product MSSSLASRRSTGQPDIATATQPQQTRRPSQSRTRSNLSGWGFATPFLVFFLVFLVWPILYGIYMSLTGKSLTGANDSLIGFANYAEALADADMWRSLGNTFYFTVISTVPLVLVALVMAALLNVGLPAQWLWRLSYFAPYLLASTVVSLFFTWMYNPQLGLFNDFLSKLGLPKVAWLNDPNVAMWAIVIATLWWTVGFNFLLYLAAMQNIPAQHYEAASLDGAGAWRQFFSITLPQLTPTTVMIVLLQILASMKIFDQVYQMTAGGPGGSTRPVVQYIFETGFTGYRLGYSAAISYIFFGLIVLVSVMQFAVTRRRSA; this is encoded by the coding sequence ATGAGTTCTTCACTAGCGTCCCGGCGCAGCACCGGCCAGCCGGACATCGCCACGGCGACCCAACCCCAACAAACGCGCCGCCCCTCACAGAGCCGGACCAGGAGCAACCTGAGCGGCTGGGGATTCGCCACCCCGTTCCTGGTCTTCTTCCTGGTCTTCCTGGTGTGGCCGATTCTCTACGGCATCTACATGAGCCTGACGGGCAAGTCCCTCACCGGCGCCAACGACAGCCTGATCGGCTTCGCGAACTACGCCGAGGCACTGGCCGACGCTGACATGTGGCGCTCGCTGGGAAACACGTTCTACTTCACCGTCATCAGCACCGTCCCGCTGGTCCTCGTGGCCCTGGTGATGGCGGCCCTACTGAACGTCGGGCTGCCTGCCCAGTGGCTGTGGCGGCTTTCCTACTTTGCCCCGTACCTGCTCGCCTCCACCGTGGTCTCGCTGTTCTTCACCTGGATGTACAACCCGCAGCTTGGCCTGTTCAATGACTTCCTGTCCAAGCTGGGCCTCCCCAAAGTCGCCTGGCTCAACGATCCCAACGTGGCCATGTGGGCGATCGTCATCGCCACGCTGTGGTGGACCGTGGGGTTCAATTTCCTGCTGTACCTGGCCGCGATGCAGAACATCCCGGCACAGCACTACGAGGCAGCGTCCCTGGACGGCGCCGGAGCCTGGCGGCAGTTCTTCTCCATCACCCTGCCGCAGCTGACCCCCACCACGGTGATGATCGTGCTCCTGCAGATCCTCGCGTCCATGAAGATCTTCGATCAGGTGTACCAGATGACCGCCGGCGGGCCCGGAGGATCAACCCGCCCGGTGGTGCAGTACATCTTTGAAACCGGCTTCACCGGCTACCGGCTGGGGTACTCCGCAGCCATCTCCTACATTTTCTTCGGACTGATCGTGCTCGTTTCGGTCATGCAGTTCGCCGTCACCCGCCGCAGGAGTGCATAA
- a CDS encoding LacI family DNA-binding transcriptional regulator, protein MRATVKDVARHAGVSPKTVSNVMNGVIPVSGATRTRVEQAILELDYVPNLSARGLRNGRSGVIALALPDLGTPYSAEIAHHIVEVAHEQGWIVQIEETGSDPQREHELMVRARSNLIDGLILNPVVLDESAVQVGVALPPVVLLGEVTQSLADRVFVDSFAAARDMTLSLAQSGRRRIAVLGTTEDRGSAAAIQRTRGYEEALEILGIERDEALLIPCEKWTPQTAADALTAYLDSHPLPEALFCFTDSMAIGALSVLWKRGLRIPEDIAVAGFDDIADGRYAVPSLTTVSFDKRAIASEALRLLTERMADRGHEQRVVSVDYTIVERDSSRS, encoded by the coding sequence GTGCGCGCAACGGTCAAAGATGTCGCGCGTCATGCCGGCGTTTCGCCCAAGACTGTCTCGAACGTCATGAACGGCGTCATTCCGGTCAGCGGCGCCACCAGGACCAGGGTGGAGCAGGCCATTCTCGAACTGGATTACGTGCCCAACCTCTCCGCCCGCGGACTGCGCAACGGGAGGTCCGGCGTGATTGCGCTGGCCCTGCCTGATCTTGGCACGCCGTACTCGGCAGAAATTGCCCACCACATCGTGGAAGTGGCGCACGAGCAGGGCTGGATCGTGCAGATCGAGGAAACCGGCTCCGATCCCCAGCGCGAGCACGAACTCATGGTGCGCGCCCGCTCCAACCTCATCGACGGGCTGATCCTCAACCCTGTGGTGCTGGACGAGAGCGCCGTCCAGGTGGGCGTTGCCCTTCCGCCCGTGGTCCTGCTCGGCGAGGTCACACAAAGCCTCGCCGACCGCGTCTTCGTGGACAGCTTCGCTGCCGCCCGCGACATGACCCTCTCCTTGGCGCAGTCCGGGCGCCGGCGGATCGCCGTCCTGGGAACCACCGAAGACCGGGGATCGGCCGCGGCGATCCAGCGAACCCGGGGCTATGAAGAGGCGTTGGAGATCCTTGGCATCGAACGGGACGAGGCACTGCTGATTCCCTGTGAGAAGTGGACGCCGCAGACTGCCGCCGATGCGCTCACGGCCTACCTCGACTCCCATCCGCTGCCCGAGGCACTGTTCTGCTTCACGGATTCCATGGCCATCGGCGCCCTGAGTGTGCTGTGGAAGCGGGGCCTGCGCATCCCGGAGGACATTGCGGTGGCGGGTTTCGATGACATCGCCGACGGCCGCTACGCGGTTCCGTCGCTGACCACGGTCTCCTTCGACAAGCGTGCCATTGCCAGCGAAGCCCTGCGCCTGCTGACGGAGCGGATGGCCGACAGGGGCCACGAGCAGCGCGTGGTTTCCGTGGACTACACCATCGTGGAGCGGGACAGCAGCCGCTCCTGA
- a CDS encoding LysR family transcriptional regulator, which translates to MDIDPRRLRVLLAVARTGGVLAAADELGISPSAVSQQLTKLEDETGHALVVRTPKGSVLTPAGLAVAEAGEEIERALSVARARIEGGATVAGVVRVGGFTSFVRTVVIPRLPEWRTQYPQLQIRIVEDDLPDLMRLLRQRQLDAVVVELDSTTAEQRSLSAGMTEEPLLDEPWKLVVPSGALLTTENIDLARLPLPWLGVDPTAANAAVLGRLRQSTGAQMESAHQYQETLTALALVAAGEGIAIVPTLALSGIAHDGVDVLDVPGLGTRRIVLRRFDRRRSPSTPVDTVARLLRESAAAFDTRSTS; encoded by the coding sequence ATGGACATCGATCCGCGCAGGCTGCGCGTGCTTCTTGCTGTTGCCCGCACAGGCGGGGTGCTGGCTGCGGCTGACGAACTGGGAATTAGCCCCTCGGCCGTCTCACAGCAGCTCACCAAATTGGAAGACGAAACCGGGCATGCTTTGGTGGTGCGCACACCCAAAGGCTCAGTTTTGACACCCGCCGGCCTGGCAGTAGCGGAAGCCGGCGAGGAGATTGAACGTGCTCTCAGCGTTGCCCGCGCCCGGATCGAAGGCGGGGCCACGGTGGCTGGTGTTGTGCGCGTGGGCGGATTCACCAGCTTTGTCCGGACGGTGGTGATCCCGCGCCTGCCCGAGTGGCGCACGCAGTACCCGCAATTGCAGATCCGGATCGTCGAGGACGACCTTCCGGACCTGATGCGGCTGCTCCGCCAGCGCCAGCTCGACGCCGTGGTGGTCGAGCTCGATTCGACCACGGCCGAGCAGCGTTCGCTCTCCGCCGGAATGACCGAGGAGCCCTTGCTGGACGAGCCGTGGAAGCTGGTGGTCCCCTCGGGTGCCCTGCTCACCACCGAGAACATCGACCTGGCCCGGCTGCCCCTTCCGTGGCTCGGCGTCGACCCAACAGCCGCGAACGCTGCGGTGCTCGGCCGGCTCCGCCAGTCAACGGGCGCGCAGATGGAGAGTGCGCACCAGTACCAGGAAACGCTGACCGCACTCGCACTCGTCGCCGCCGGCGAAGGAATTGCGATCGTGCCCACCCTGGCATTGAGCGGCATCGCCCACGACGGCGTGGACGTCCTGGACGTCCCCGGACTCGGAACCCGTCGCATCGTTCTGCGACGGTTCGACCGGCGGCGGTCACCCAGCACGCCGGTGGACACCGTCGCACGCCTGCTGCGGGAATCGGCTGCGGCGTTCGACACACGGTCGACATCCTGA
- a CDS encoding extracellular solute-binding protein — MKQFEFFGKQVSRRQLLTGTAALGSVLVAGGLTGCGGNAQASGLRDIGFWHLLSGGDGIKMQAMINSANQANPGFKVQPTVLAWGPPYYTKLAMASAGGRPPEVAIMHASRVPGYAPGGLIDPWDLDLLAEHGVTGDNFAPRIWEKSQQNGKVFSIALDSHPFVMFYNTDIAGKAGVLGSNGQLQEVTSPQEFIAMAREMQKVTQAHGLSFGYLGSGSQMWRLFYTLYKQHGADIELIPGQPMKVDRDAAIESLEFMASLFDDTIAAKAGDISTGIAEFARGGSGMLFSGVWELPTLKKAGLPVDAATIPTLYGTPAAYADSHSFVLPRQLNVDDAKRRDVYKFVSDVLKGSISWAEAGHIPAYQPVVQSQAYRDLTPQIHYANAADIIAYDPEAWFTGSGSDWQTYFAENVQNVLLGRDKAAAGWDAFERRTNTLLSRPNPV, encoded by the coding sequence GTGAAGCAGTTTGAATTTTTCGGGAAGCAAGTATCCCGACGGCAGTTATTGACAGGAACGGCAGCCTTAGGCAGCGTCCTGGTAGCAGGCGGCCTGACCGGCTGCGGTGGAAACGCCCAGGCCTCTGGCCTGAGGGACATCGGGTTCTGGCACCTGCTGTCCGGCGGGGACGGCATCAAGATGCAGGCCATGATCAACAGCGCCAACCAGGCCAACCCCGGCTTCAAGGTGCAGCCCACGGTCCTGGCCTGGGGCCCGCCGTACTACACCAAACTAGCGATGGCATCGGCCGGCGGGCGGCCGCCGGAAGTGGCGATCATGCATGCCAGCCGGGTTCCCGGATACGCCCCCGGCGGGCTCATTGACCCCTGGGACCTGGACCTGCTGGCCGAGCACGGCGTCACCGGGGACAACTTTGCGCCGCGCATCTGGGAGAAGAGCCAGCAGAACGGCAAGGTCTTCTCCATCGCCCTGGATTCGCACCCGTTCGTCATGTTCTACAACACGGACATCGCCGGCAAGGCCGGCGTCCTCGGGAGCAACGGACAACTGCAGGAAGTAACGTCCCCGCAGGAGTTCATCGCCATGGCCAGGGAAATGCAGAAGGTCACTCAGGCCCATGGTCTGTCCTTCGGCTACCTCGGCAGCGGCTCCCAGATGTGGCGCTTGTTCTACACGCTCTACAAGCAGCACGGCGCGGACATTGAACTGATCCCCGGCCAGCCGATGAAAGTGGACCGCGACGCCGCGATTGAGTCCCTGGAATTCATGGCATCGCTCTTTGACGACACCATCGCCGCCAAGGCCGGCGACATCAGCACAGGCATCGCGGAGTTCGCCCGCGGCGGCTCGGGAATGCTGTTCAGCGGAGTGTGGGAACTGCCCACACTCAAGAAAGCCGGACTTCCGGTGGACGCAGCCACCATTCCCACGCTGTACGGAACGCCGGCAGCCTATGCAGACTCGCACTCGTTCGTCCTGCCGCGGCAGCTGAATGTGGATGACGCGAAGCGGCGGGACGTCTACAAGTTCGTCAGCGATGTGCTCAAAGGATCCATCTCCTGGGCGGAAGCCGGCCACATTCCGGCCTACCAGCCTGTGGTCCAGTCGCAGGCCTACCGCGACCTCACACCGCAGATCCACTACGCCAACGCAGCGGACATCATCGCCTACGATCCCGAAGCCTGGTTCACCGGCTCGGGCTCGGACTGGCAGACCTACTTCGCGGAGAACGTCCAGAACGTGCTCCTGGGCCGCGACAAGGCAGCCGCAGGGTGGGACGCCTTTGAACGCCGCACCAACACCCTTCTTTCCCGGCCCAACCCGGTCTAA
- a CDS encoding amidohydrolase family protein — translation MAGGSFPDFVDQVRLIDHHVHGAFHADGDEARFQNSLNEGNTEPLAKPEDTYNTQIGLAIRRWCSGILDLPRHASPADYWSRRSELSELEVCRRMTRAAGVSDWLIDTGLDAAGYLGKAGMADVSGGRTHEIVRLERVAETVIREIANPADYVDEFGQRLQDLTRSAVGVKTVLAYRAGFDRNLGRPAPAAVVEAARRWQDNARAGTNPKLTDVTLIAHGIHTAVSMKLPLQFHVGFGDRDLDLHKTNPLYLLDFLRSPEVRDTPIMLLHCYPFEREAGYLAHAFENVYIDVGLAVNFTGSRSRDLVARSFELAPFTKILYSSDALGPAELHYLGARLWRTAITKVVGGWIDDDDCSEADARKIVQLVAHDNARRVYALP, via the coding sequence ATGGCGGGCGGTTCTTTCCCGGACTTCGTCGACCAAGTCCGGCTTATTGATCACCACGTGCATGGCGCGTTTCACGCTGACGGTGATGAGGCACGCTTTCAGAACTCGCTGAACGAGGGAAACACCGAACCACTGGCCAAGCCCGAGGACACCTACAACACCCAAATCGGGCTCGCCATCCGGCGCTGGTGCAGCGGCATTCTTGATTTGCCGCGGCACGCCTCACCGGCGGACTACTGGAGCCGGCGCTCCGAACTTTCAGAACTTGAGGTGTGCCGCCGCATGACCCGCGCTGCTGGCGTGAGCGACTGGCTGATCGATACAGGATTGGATGCCGCTGGCTACCTCGGCAAGGCGGGCATGGCCGACGTCTCCGGTGGGCGGACCCACGAGATCGTTCGGCTGGAACGGGTCGCCGAAACGGTGATCCGGGAGATCGCCAACCCGGCAGATTACGTCGACGAGTTCGGTCAGCGGCTCCAGGACCTCACCCGCAGCGCCGTGGGCGTCAAAACAGTTCTGGCCTACCGCGCAGGATTCGACCGGAATCTCGGCCGGCCTGCACCGGCTGCGGTGGTTGAAGCAGCCCGCCGCTGGCAGGACAACGCGCGCGCCGGCACCAACCCGAAGCTCACCGATGTGACGCTCATTGCCCACGGGATCCATACGGCGGTGTCGATGAAGCTTCCGCTGCAATTCCATGTTGGATTCGGTGACCGCGATCTGGACCTCCACAAAACCAATCCCCTGTACCTCTTGGATTTTCTGCGGTCCCCCGAAGTCCGGGACACACCCATCATGCTGCTGCACTGCTACCCATTCGAGCGCGAGGCCGGCTATTTGGCCCACGCCTTTGAAAACGTCTACATCGATGTGGGCCTTGCCGTGAACTTCACCGGGTCACGGAGCCGGGATCTGGTGGCCCGCTCGTTCGAACTGGCTCCCTTCACGAAAATCCTGTATTCCTCCGACGCGTTGGGCCCGGCCGAACTTCACTACCTCGGCGCGAGACTGTGGCGGACCGCAATCACCAAGGTAGTGGGCGGATGGATCGACGACGACGACTGTTCCGAGGCGGACGCCCGCAAGATCGTGCAACTCGTCGCGCACGACAACGCCCGCCGTGTGTACGCGCTCCCCTGA
- a CDS encoding glutamine synthetase family protein, whose protein sequence is MTEIASADESAVAKAQRELEAAGVRTVIGTVVNASGITLAKSVPLARLKAFHQSGMGAAPVWHVFTIDGGIAFTDSITPVGDMRLKIDIAGLRVLQGGRAWAPGSLFEQDGAASPACARGLLADVDGSLDEAGYQALVGHELEFFLVAPDGSALETTPWVPYGATGLLDRSEFLDDLLSALNHAGIPMEQIHAEYGRNQFEFSLPPASPVQAADTVVVAKVIVGIVARAHGMQASFSPLPFPGTVGNGAHQHFSLHKNGLPLFSGGSGPHGICPEGGAAIGGIIAGLPDIQSFLTGSILSGSRLTPGTWSGAYLCWGLENREASVRFLNAGNSNPHGANVEVKIVDPSANVYLASASILGLALDGMRTGRRLPAEIPGDPGRLSEDERQRANVRLLSGSPTAIIDTLDKSRLARGLLGDAIVDATVAVRRYEQRVSADLSPDELAERFRLSWSI, encoded by the coding sequence ATGACTGAAATCGCATCAGCCGACGAATCCGCTGTTGCCAAGGCCCAGCGCGAGCTCGAAGCGGCCGGCGTCCGCACCGTGATCGGCACGGTGGTGAACGCTTCGGGCATCACGCTTGCCAAGAGCGTTCCGTTGGCCCGGCTCAAGGCCTTCCACCAGTCCGGGATGGGCGCTGCCCCCGTCTGGCATGTCTTCACCATCGACGGCGGGATAGCGTTCACGGACAGCATCACCCCCGTTGGCGATATGCGCCTCAAGATCGATATCGCGGGACTCCGTGTCCTCCAGGGCGGCCGTGCATGGGCACCGGGCAGCCTTTTCGAACAGGACGGGGCCGCGTCTCCGGCCTGTGCCCGCGGCCTCCTGGCCGATGTCGACGGCAGCCTCGACGAGGCCGGATACCAGGCACTCGTGGGCCACGAACTTGAATTCTTCCTCGTCGCCCCGGACGGTTCAGCGCTGGAAACCACCCCCTGGGTTCCGTACGGGGCAACCGGCCTCCTGGACCGGTCGGAATTCCTCGATGATCTGCTGTCGGCGCTGAACCATGCCGGCATTCCGATGGAGCAGATCCACGCCGAGTACGGCCGGAACCAGTTCGAGTTTTCGCTTCCCCCTGCTTCGCCGGTTCAGGCAGCGGACACCGTGGTCGTTGCCAAGGTCATCGTTGGCATCGTCGCCCGGGCCCACGGCATGCAGGCCTCGTTCTCCCCGCTGCCCTTTCCCGGCACCGTCGGAAACGGCGCCCACCAGCACTTTTCGCTCCACAAGAACGGCCTGCCGCTGTTCTCCGGCGGCAGCGGACCGCACGGCATCTGCCCCGAGGGAGGCGCGGCCATTGGCGGAATCATCGCAGGACTCCCCGATATCCAGAGTTTCCTCACGGGATCAATTTTGTCCGGAAGCCGGTTGACACCCGGCACGTGGTCGGGTGCCTACTTATGCTGGGGCCTGGAAAACCGGGAGGCCTCAGTGCGTTTTCTGAACGCGGGCAACAGCAATCCGCATGGAGCCAACGTCGAGGTGAAAATCGTCGACCCCTCGGCCAACGTGTATCTGGCCTCCGCATCCATCCTCGGGCTCGCCCTGGACGGCATGCGTACCGGGCGCAGGCTTCCGGCAGAGATCCCGGGTGACCCCGGACGGCTTTCGGAAGACGAGCGGCAGCGGGCCAACGTCCGGCTGCTCTCAGGCTCCCCCACCGCCATCATCGACACGCTGGACAAGTCACGCCTGGCACGCGGGCTTCTCGGAGACGCCATCGTCGACGCCACGGTGGCCGTCCGGCGCTACGAACAGCGAGTCTCGGCGGACCTCTCGCCGGACGAGCTTGCTGAACGCTTTCGACTCTCCTGGTCGATCTAA
- a CDS encoding alpha-N-arabinofuranosidase, with the protein MSRARITLDRDFTIGEVPRRLFGSFVEHMGRCVYTGIYEPGHPEADENGFRQDVLKLVKELGATVIRYPGGNFVSGYNWEDGIGPRENRPRRLDGAWHTVETNAFGLHEFVDWSRQAGTEIMEAINLGTRGVDAAREIVEYANHPGGTYLSDLRAKNGHKDPFDIKLWCLGNEMDGPWQIGHKTAEEYGRLAQEAAKAMRFVDPDIELVACGSSSSNMPTFGDWEQTVLTHTYDEVDYVSLHAYYQEHEGDVGSFLASAVDTDYFIESVIATADAVRAKGKHKKHINLSFDEWNVWYQRGLDTEDQPHNVAKAGWREHPRVIEDKYNVTDAVVVGTLLNSLLRHGDRVKIANQAQLVNVIAPILSEENGPAWKQTIFHPFARMAELAKGQILRLSVDSDKYENARFGGTDLVDVSATWNEETGRVALFFANRGLEEAADVEVALRGFDARRVVRAEVLEIPEGGDRFTANTQTSQNQVGLKPLEGAKASGSELRLTLPALSWAVIELEVVKS; encoded by the coding sequence ATGTCCCGCGCACGGATCACCCTCGACCGCGACTTCACCATCGGCGAAGTCCCCCGCCGCCTGTTCGGCTCCTTCGTGGAGCACATGGGCCGCTGCGTCTACACCGGCATCTACGAGCCCGGCCACCCGGAGGCCGACGAGAACGGCTTCCGCCAGGACGTTCTCAAGCTCGTCAAGGAGCTCGGTGCCACCGTCATCCGGTACCCCGGCGGCAACTTCGTCTCCGGCTACAACTGGGAAGACGGCATCGGCCCGCGGGAGAACCGTCCCCGCCGGCTGGACGGCGCCTGGCACACCGTGGAAACCAACGCGTTCGGCCTGCACGAATTCGTGGACTGGTCCCGCCAGGCCGGCACGGAAATCATGGAAGCCATCAACCTGGGCACCAGGGGAGTGGACGCGGCCCGCGAGATCGTGGAATACGCCAACCACCCCGGCGGCACCTACTTGTCAGACCTGCGCGCCAAAAACGGCCACAAGGATCCGTTCGACATCAAGCTCTGGTGCCTGGGCAACGAGATGGACGGGCCGTGGCAGATCGGCCACAAAACCGCCGAGGAATACGGCCGCCTGGCCCAGGAAGCCGCCAAGGCCATGCGCTTCGTGGACCCGGACATCGAACTCGTGGCCTGCGGAAGTTCCAGCTCCAACATGCCGACGTTCGGCGACTGGGAGCAGACTGTCCTGACGCACACCTACGACGAGGTGGACTACGTCTCCCTCCACGCCTACTACCAGGAGCACGAGGGCGACGTCGGCAGCTTCCTCGCCAGCGCCGTGGACACTGACTACTTCATCGAGTCCGTGATCGCCACCGCCGACGCCGTGCGTGCCAAGGGCAAACACAAAAAGCACATCAACCTGTCCTTCGACGAGTGGAACGTCTGGTACCAGCGCGGCCTGGATACCGAGGACCAGCCGCACAACGTCGCCAAGGCGGGCTGGCGCGAGCACCCCCGGGTCATCGAGGACAAGTACAACGTCACGGACGCCGTGGTGGTGGGAACCCTGCTCAACTCGCTGCTCCGCCACGGTGACCGCGTCAAGATCGCCAACCAGGCGCAGCTGGTCAACGTCATTGCCCCTATCCTCAGCGAGGAGAACGGGCCGGCGTGGAAGCAGACCATCTTCCACCCGTTCGCCCGCATGGCGGAGCTGGCCAAGGGCCAGATCCTGCGCCTGTCCGTGGACTCGGACAAGTACGAGAATGCCCGCTTCGGCGGCACCGACCTGGTGGACGTCAGCGCCACGTGGAACGAGGAAACGGGCCGCGTGGCACTGTTCTTCGCGAACCGCGGCCTGGAGGAAGCCGCCGACGTCGAGGTCGCCCTGCGCGGGTTCGACGCCCGCCGGGTGGTCCGTGCCGAGGTCCTGGAAATTCCCGAAGGCGGGGACCGTTTCACGGCCAATACCCAAACCAGTCAGAACCAGGTGGGGCTCAAGCCGCTGGAAGGGGCCAAGGCCAGCGGCTCCGAACTGCGGCTAACGCTGCCGGCGCTGTCCTGGGCCGTCATTGAGCTGGAGGTCGTCAAGAGCTGA
- a CDS encoding D-arabinono-1,4-lactone oxidase: MKNWAGNLNYSSADALRPESVAELAQVVARSSRVKALGSRHSFNRIGDTDGVHVLLDALPQHIELDADRQSVRVSGGVSYGALCRTLQQSGLAIHNLASLPHISVAGAVQTGTHGSGVNNPSLAGAVEGFDLVRASGEQVSLSRADGEEFLGSVVGLGALGIVTGLQLAVRPSFSMRQRVLENLPWDRALADFTQLVSSAYSVSLFTDYVGDSISQVWLKALDSEPPLSELFGATAATGPRHPLPVMSAENCTVQMDKPGPWLDRLPHFRHEFTPSNGEELQSEFILPLEQAPAAIQAVRSLADKLAPLLFVSEIRTGAADEFWLSPFYRQQSVALHFTWKPLQPHVEAVLPQLEDLLRPFGARPHWGKLFTPGGHDWESLYPRLADFRSMASAHDPDGKFRNGLLDSILGVPAVSSR, encoded by the coding sequence ATGAAGAACTGGGCAGGAAATCTCAACTACTCATCAGCGGACGCCTTGCGCCCGGAGTCGGTGGCTGAGCTCGCCCAGGTGGTGGCGCGTTCCAGCCGGGTCAAGGCCCTGGGATCGCGGCACTCCTTCAACCGCATCGGGGACACCGACGGCGTGCACGTGCTGCTGGATGCCCTGCCGCAGCACATCGAACTGGACGCGGACCGGCAGAGCGTCCGCGTCAGCGGCGGAGTGAGCTACGGCGCCCTGTGCCGTACGCTGCAGCAGTCCGGCCTGGCCATCCACAATCTGGCGTCGCTCCCCCACATTTCCGTGGCCGGGGCAGTCCAGACGGGCACCCATGGGTCCGGTGTGAACAACCCCTCCCTGGCCGGGGCGGTGGAGGGCTTTGACCTGGTGCGGGCCTCCGGCGAGCAGGTATCGCTGTCCCGCGCGGACGGCGAGGAGTTCCTGGGCAGCGTGGTGGGCCTGGGCGCTCTGGGCATCGTCACCGGCCTCCAGCTTGCCGTCCGGCCGAGCTTCAGCATGCGCCAGCGTGTGTTGGAAAACCTGCCGTGGGACCGGGCGCTGGCGGATTTCACGCAGCTGGTGTCCAGCGCCTACAGCGTGAGTCTTTTCACCGATTACGTGGGCGATAGCATCAGCCAGGTCTGGCTCAAGGCGCTGGACTCTGAGCCTCCGCTCAGTGAACTGTTCGGCGCCACGGCAGCCACCGGCCCGCGGCACCCGCTGCCGGTGATGTCGGCCGAGAACTGCACAGTCCAGATGGATAAGCCCGGGCCATGGCTGGACCGGCTGCCGCACTTCCGCCACGAGTTCACGCCCAGCAACGGTGAGGAACTGCAGAGCGAATTCATCCTGCCGCTGGAGCAGGCACCTGCTGCGATCCAGGCAGTGCGGAGCCTGGCGGACAAACTTGCGCCCCTGCTGTTTGTCTCCGAAATCCGGACCGGCGCCGCGGACGAATTCTGGCTCAGCCCCTTCTACCGGCAGCAGAGCGTCGCGCTGCACTTCACCTGGAAGCCGCTGCAGCCGCACGTGGAAGCCGTTCTTCCGCAGCTCGAGGACCTGCTGCGGCCGTTCGGGGCCAGGCCGCACTGGGGCAAGCTTTTCACGCCAGGCGGTCACGACTGGGAGTCCCTCTACCCCCGCTTGGCGGACTTCCGTTCGATGGCATCGGCGCACGATCCGGACGGAAAATTCCGCAACGGGCTGCTGGACAGCATCCTCGGCGTCCCGGCGGTGAGCTCCCGCTAG
- a CDS encoding carbohydrate ABC transporter permease encodes MATPTLTRPTARTSTSEGLRRPRKKMTAGKIAALVVAAFIAVLWLIPFAWATATAFKTETDAAAPKVSWMPPSGFTAEAFVKVFQDGNIPLWTWNSFYTSAAITAITLVISALVAYALSRIDFKGKKVLMTVIIASIIIPPPVLIIPLFYQMLALHLIDTSWAIILPQVIHPAMVFVLKKFFDQIPRELEEAAVMDGASRLRIFTQIILPLSRPILAAVAIFVFIGAWNNFLWPFIATNDGALLTLPVGLQTIKSAYGIQYAQNMASALLAALPLILVFLFFQRQIIKGVATTGLAGT; translated from the coding sequence ATGGCAACCCCTACCCTCACCCGTCCCACCGCACGCACCAGCACCAGCGAAGGGCTCCGCCGCCCGCGCAAAAAGATGACCGCAGGCAAGATCGCCGCCCTCGTTGTTGCGGCGTTCATCGCCGTGCTGTGGCTGATTCCGTTCGCCTGGGCCACGGCCACCGCTTTCAAGACCGAGACGGATGCCGCAGCCCCCAAGGTCAGCTGGATGCCGCCGTCGGGCTTTACCGCTGAAGCGTTCGTCAAGGTGTTCCAGGACGGCAACATCCCGCTCTGGACCTGGAACTCGTTCTACACGTCGGCGGCCATCACGGCGATCACGCTGGTGATCTCGGCGCTGGTGGCCTACGCCCTGTCCCGGATCGACTTCAAGGGCAAGAAGGTGCTGATGACGGTGATCATTGCCTCGATCATCATCCCGCCGCCGGTCCTCATCATCCCGCTCTTTTACCAAATGCTGGCGCTGCACCTGATCGATACCTCGTGGGCCATCATCCTGCCGCAGGTCATCCACCCGGCCATGGTGTTCGTGCTCAAGAAATTCTTCGACCAGATCCCGCGCGAACTTGAGGAAGCCGCCGTGATGGACGGTGCCAGCCGCCTGCGGATCTTCACCCAGATCATCCTGCCGCTGTCCCGGCCCATCCTGGCCGCCGTCGCGATCTTCGTGTTCATCGGCGCCTGGAACAACTTCCTGTGGCCGTTCATCGCCACGAACGACGGCGCGCTCCTCACCCTTCCGGTGGGGCTGCAGACCATCAAGAGCGCGTACGGCATCCAGTACGCGCAGAACATGGCCTCCGCGCTCCTCGCGGCGCTGCCCCTGATCCTCGTCTTCCTGTTCTTCCAGCGCCAGATCATCAAGGGCGTCGCGACGACGGGACTCGCCGGAACCTGA